The sequence TGAAGTCGTCTTCAGTGTAGGTTCTGGCTTCGTCTACTGTACCTTCGATTAATTCATCGTCGGAATTATAAATATATTCATCTAAGTTCGTTTCAATTTGCCTTACTTTAAAGGGAGTAAGATATCCGTCGTTTATGCCTTCTTTGAGGGCGTAAGTGTAAACTGGCTCGCCAAAGTAAGCGTAGGTATCGGCGTTATTAGCACGTTTGGGTGTTGCGGTGAGTCCCAATTGTACTGCGGGAGAAAAGTATTCCAAAATACCGCGCCAGGTGCTTTCGTCACTGGCTCCACCTCGGTGACATTCATCAATGATGATGAAGTCAAAGAAGTCGGGGGGATAGTCGCTGAAGTTGGGTGTGGGATTACCTTCTTCATCCTTTCCAGTCATAAAAGTTTGGAAAATAGTAAAAAAGATACTGCCATTTTTGGGAACTCGACCCCGTTTTTTGATAGCTTCGGGGTCGATGCGAACGAGAGCATCGTCGGGGAAGGCTGAGAAAGAGTTATAAGCTTGGTTAGCTAAAATATTGCGGTCTGCTAAAAATAAAATTCGCGGACGACGGGTGGGTTTTCGGCTGAGATTCCAACGGCTTTGAAAGAGTTTCCAAGCGAGTTGAAAAGCGACGAAGGTTTTACCTGTACCAGTTGCCATTGTTAACAGAATCCGTTCTTTCCCACTAATGATGGCTTCTAGAACGTGCTTAATCGCATTATGTTGATAATAACGGGCTTCCCATGTACCGCTTTTATCTTCAAAAGGAATAGCAGCAAACAAATCGCGCCACTGGTTATCTTCGCTAAAGGTGGCTGACCAAAGTTGTTCTGGGGTGGGATATTGGTTGATGTAGCCTTCTGTCCCTGCGTGCATATCTACTTGGTAGATTCCGATGCCGTTTGTAGAGTAAGCGAATCGGGTTTGCAATTTTTCGGCGTATTTTTTGGCTTGTCCTAAACCTTCGGTATCTGGTAAATCGCGTTTTTTAGCTTCGATGACGGCAAGTTTTTCACCATGATAAACCAGCACATAATCTGCATATTCCGGATTTGCACGTTTACCATTGCCAATTAAGCGACCAAGGGCGATAACTTCCCGGCGGATGCGACTGCCTTCGATGATGCCCCAGCCAGCGGTTTTAAGTGCGGGGTCAATTAGTTCGGCACGGGTTTCAGCTTCGTTCATGATAGCTCTTCTTGGAAATATGGTAGACGGCAATAGGCGATCGCAATCGCTTATTTTAGTTTAACTTGTCACATTATCTTAAGTGTTAATACGGTAATTTACTTGGCAATATGGAGCCAATGTATGTTTAGTTCTTATTTCGCTTACACGATTTGCGTTAAAACACTTTTTTATCGGTTTTGCAAAGGTTTCAGGTTGTGGAATGGGCTGATATCGATTTGCTTTTAAGCACTTTTTTTGTTGTTCTCAAAGGGTTTCAGGTTTTGAGTGGCACTGATATCGGTTTGCTTTTAAGCACTTTATTATCGGTTTAGTAAAGGTTTCAAGTTGTGGAATGGGGTGATATCGATTTGCGTTAAAAATAATTCCTAACCTTTAATGTGAGAAGATGCTATGCGTTATGCTTTCAGCCGAATGTTAAAGCTCAGAAACTTAACAGATTTTGTCTACCACTTATAGTAAATTAGTGCTAGTAGTCTAGTAAATAATCTGTAAAATATAAAATTAAAATTCTTTTTAACTTCAAAAATTAAAGGCTAATGTATTCAAAACACTTCCCCGATGACTGTCCTCCATCGCAATCTGATATTGCATCGGGAGAGTTTTACAGGTTTATTAGCAAGGCTCATAAAACACCCCAACCACAAGATTTCTTATCTTGGCGACAAGAAAATCGAAATAAGGAATGTCCTGCGAGTCTATCCGAGTGTCAAGCCTGTGGTGTATCAATTCATTCATCATTAGATGATGCAAAAAATTTATCTCGTAGAATTCCACGCTTTAAAAAGATGAAAATAGCAAAGGGTGGTTTGAGCGAGGAACTGGGAAGAATAAAACATACTCCCTCAAGAAATGAAAAATCTCATCATACTTGGTGGATACCAGAAAATACTGAACCTTGTAAGGTGTTTGAGATAATTGATGTAAACAAAGAAGATTCTAATAAAATATAAGTTATAATCATGAGTTTTTTGCCGGAAGGAACAATACTAGGACAGCTTGAAATCATAGAAGTCTACGACTTTTATGATAAGCCAGTGTTGTTTTCCTGTAAAAATAAATCTGGTTTAATTTTTATCGTTATTTATGTAGATGATTCTGATCTTGCAGAAATATGGCTATATGCTCCTATTTCTTCATCTCGATTTCAAAACGTAGTTCAGGGCAGAGTTGAACTTAGAAATATATTTATTGATACAGAAGATGCTTTTGTATATCAGGTAGAAATTCCTTATGAAGAGGGGATGAATGTTATTATTAAAAGTGTTAATTGCGATAAAATACCTGATGAGTATTTGCCGGAATTAGGGCAAGTAATTCAATCGAAAAATAATAGCGCTGATACTAACATTGAAACAGTTTCTACCGAAAAAAGAAGAGAAATAATTGATTTTGTTTTACAGTTTCCAGAGCAAGAAATTACAGAAGCACCTGTGGGTGATTTGGGGTTAATTTTATCTTCTTTACAGGAAACAATTGATGCTATTGGTCAAATCAAGCTAGGAAAGTCAGAAAGCCACATAATACCGCCAGAAGTAAAGCAAAAGACTCAAGTAGTGATGTCTGGTGTGTTTAGTGGCTCATTTGGAATGCGTCTGGAAGGAACTGTATATGAAGAAGATAGTTTAGGTTTAGAAGAGTCTTTCTTAGGGCAATGCTTGAAAGAATTTATACAGTTAATAAATCTCGGAGCGAACAAGGAGGAATTACCAGCTAAATTAAATGTATTAAAAAAGAAAACAGCTTTTAAATATACTGAGTTTTTAACAGCTTTAACTAGAATTGGAATAACTAAATTACGTATAGATTGGGCTTCTCCTGGTCAAAAGGTACAAATGGGAGAAATAGAACAAGAAACTGTATTTAAAGTTATTGATGTTATCAAAAATACTAAGTTAAGAACAGAAACAGAAATTTGTGTAAATGTAAAATTGACTCAGATTAATTACAGTAGTAAAACAATAACTTTACAAGAAATTGGCTCTAAGAAAAAATACAAATGTTTCATAGCAGACTCGGCTATGAAAGATGTAGAAACTATTAGTAGAAAGGTAGTTTATGTAGCCACTATTCAAGAGTATGTAATTGTATCTACTGTTTTGAATAAGGAAAAACACGAATATGAATTATTAAGTTTAAAGTTAGAAGCAGAATCAGAAAATATATCAGCTTGAGATGGTTTCTTTATTGCGTTAAATAATCTTTCATGCTGCAATTTCCCCCTTAGCGGTTTTCCTTACTTTTTTAGCGGTATCTCCGGTGAGTTCGCCAGTAAATGCTTTTTGTAGGATGGATTGTTTGAGTTCGTTGAGTGCGGCGAGTTTTTGGCGGTAGGTGGTTTCAAGGCGTTGGGTTTCGGCTGCAAGGGACGCGAGCTTTTGGACGATGACTTTTTGCTCGGCAAGCTTTGGGAGGAGAATAATGTATTTGGCTACGTTCTTTGCTCCAAGGTTTGGCTGAGCCGCGCCGTTATCGTATAGTTTAATTTGTCTCTGACCAACTGAACTGGTAAGAAAGTAGTAAAGAAAGTAACTGTCCAATAAGTCGCTAGGTCTAATTATGACCAAGGAGGATGCCACTGCTCCTACGGTGAAAGGGGAGACTAATGCAGTTTTTCCAATGGTTGCGCCCCGTAAACAATAGACCAAATCTCCTGGTCGAATTTTCCCGCTCCGAAGAGATTCGTATTTCTCCCTTGTGATAAAATTCATTTCGCTATGAGAAAGAGTTCCATCGGGCTGAATGTGTCCTGTATTTATCCACGGTATTCCTGATTTAACATATTCCTCTCTATTGGGATAATTCTTTCCACGATCACCATTCTCGAACTGACACACCTTCCCTAACGTTGTTTCCACCCATCCCTTACCGCGCTCGGTCAAGACGGATTGGAGGTAGCTTTTAAATAATTCGCGGGAATTGGCGAGATTTTTTTCGGTGTTGGCGATCGCTCTATCAATCCCCTCAAACGCCTCATCCAAAATTGTCACAATTCGCTTTTGTTCTGGGAGTGGTGGGACTGGAATTGTGATTTCTGCTAGATGTTTAACTGACATTGAGGGAATTAAGGAGCGTTCAGCCTGCTTCATTAATGCGATCGCCTATCTGCGGCTTCACCACCTGAATCATTGCGCGAATCAACGCACGCGGCGTGTAATATTCTCCACCATTGCGCCCCGCATTACCCATCTTTTTGATTTTGTCTTCGTAGAGATGGGATAGCTCGTGTTTCTCCTGTTGCGATTTAAACCGTAGCTCATCAATATATTCCAGTGCATCCCGCAAGCTGTAACCACTTTGGAACTTGTTCTTGATTTCGCTAAAAATTTCCCCAATCTTATATTCTATTGTGTCTGGACTAGTAGCCCGTTGCTTGAAACCTTGTAAATATGGGAATAACTTACCATTTACATAATCAATTAGGTCATCGCCAATCAGCGCATGATCGTGATCCAACTTTCCATCCGCTTTTTTCGGTGCTGCCCAAGATGACCAACGATGCGCCTCATCAATAATAAATTCGGATGGCTTACCAACAAGTTCTGCCTCTAACGCCCTTTCTTGCTCCAAATCATCCAAATACTTCAAAAACAGCAGCCAAGAAGTTTGCTCTGTATAATCTAACTCTGTAGTACAACCAGCCTCCTTCCTGAGAACATCATCAATATTTTTAAAAGTTTGCTCGAACATTTAGCTTGTTTTCTTAGTAATTAACGTTTCTCGCCAAAAGCACCATGCTTCACAGGAATCACCAGAGCAAAGTAGCGATAAACCAACGGCTGATAATCGCGGTTTATGCTTGTGCAATAGCAAATAACAATATCGGTAAAATTAGACTTACTCCATAATACGATTACTTAAAATTGTTAGTACTATTTAGTATATTTCCCGAATAAGGATAATTTAGTTACGATTACAATGCAAGATGTCTTAATAATGCTTCTGATACTTAAGCATTTCCGCAAACGGTGTAATACACCTATTACAAACACCTTCAACCCATAAAGCAGGAACAGGGAAGGATTTTTCACAGATACGGCATTTAGATAGCAACCGCAACTGGTGTTTATCGCATCCCCCATCTTTTGAAACTGCCACTCGATTCGATGATAGGGAGATTCTGCATAGCAAGCAGCACATAATCGAATTGGCGCGTTGCTGAATAAAGCTATGAATTATATTTGTCTACACTTTGTAGTAAATATTAAATTTATGTAGAGATGCAGCACTGCTACGTCTCATATAATGTGAAATTCCCAATTCATATTTAGATTCACCAAAGCCCGAATTGGGGTATAATGTTTCTTCAAAATTTCTACAACTTTAATTCCAGACCAAAATTCTCGAATAATATCTTGCCCAATTCCCGAAAATCCGACCCAAATAACTGATATACACTAATCTTTGCCTTCTCGCACACAGGAATAATTAACTTTACCAAATGATAAGGTTGATTTTGATTTGTTTTTGAGGCTATCCTCAAAGATTCCATGATTCTCCCTAAATCTCCCAATAACAGCAAATCTTTCGCAATTGCTTGTTCAAACACTAATAAAATTAGTTGTAATTTTCGGGTTAACTCGATTGGGATGGGTTCATATCCTAATTGGGGAGTAAGTGCAATTAATTCGCTAATTCCTTGAATCTTAACTCGATATTTCTCAATTTCCTCTTCGCCTTTAATTTCCTGTCCTAACCACCCGTAACAACGAGAACAAAATCCGGCAGATGACAACTTAGTTATCACAGGTAAATGCGAACCACAATGAGGACATTCTTCTATTAATCGCTGTTTGTGAATCAAACAAAATTCTACGTCCTTAAATGACCATAATAACGGCTCATAGATAATTTTGTTCTCCTGCCTCCGCTCTTCCAAACAACAAGGACACCAAGCGCGATGGTTCCGAAATAACCCCTTGTCATAAATCATTCCTTTCCAGCTTAAAAGGGTCAAAAAGCGTAAATCATGACGCATTGTCAACTCTTCCAAGACAGTGACTAACCGTCCTGTCATTTCTCGCATTCCGTTGATAGCTGGTTTAGCGTCGCTATTTCCCAACAGGTGACTCACATTTTTTTTCAATAGCTCAGATTTGTCCTCCTGAGTGAGGATAAGTGGGGCAATTTCTCCCATAACGAGCTTTTGAGAGGTTAAACAATGCGCCTGCGCTAAACGATGAAGATAACTACTAAGACTTTCTGCATAGGGAGTTCCCACCGCCACAGGTTCAAGAGAAAATAATCGACTCCGTTGCGGTATTTCTGGAGGTTTTAGGTTCCAATGTTCTAAGTAAATAGTCATCCGCTTGGGATTAACCTAAACGCTCGCACTTTAGTTTTAAAAGCCAAACAAGAATGGTACGAGAAAAAACAATTAATTTATGAGCCTTTACTTTGGTCGCTAGATGTAGTTGAAATATGCCCTTATCACAACTATCAATTAATTTTCGAGTGTCCTCATTGTCATCAAAAAAACACTACGTTGGCTTGGCGATCGCGACCAGGATATTGTTCAAAATGTGGAAAGTGGTTAGGGCAGACTCTATCCCAAGAATCAGCCAACAGGAACACTTTGAAAAAAAATGAGCTAGAACAGAAAATATGGATTGCTAAAACTATTGGAGAATTAATTGCTGGTATTCCATATTTGAATGATTCTTTATCTTCTAATACAATCGCTCTCAATCTATCTAAATGGGTTGAGCAAATTGCAGAAGGAAATATAGCTGAATTTGCTCGTCAAATTAATATTCCCAGGAATACTGTTTGGCTCTGGTGTAAAGGTAAAAATTCACCTTCTCTTAAAGCACTAACAAATGTTTGTTACTTTCTTGGAGTATCAGTTCTCAGTTTTTTGACAGAAGAAGCTAATAATTTATGCATCTCAAAGAAATTATTCACAACTGAACTTGAAAGCAAATCAAGAAAAAAGAGTAAGCCATTTAATTCTGAGAAAGTCAAATCCGACTTAGAAGCTTTACTCACAAATGATGACTCTCCTGTTTTGTCGATGGAAGAGGTCGCTAGGCGGTTAGGAATTGATAGAAGAACGATTTACAAATATTTTCCAGATTTATGTCGCGCTATTTCTGCCAGGTATATCAACTATCAGAAAGATTACCATAAAAAAATATTAGAGGAGTGCTGCCAGGAAGTGCGGCTAGTTGCTTTAAAGCTACATAATCAAGGTAAATAGGTAGAGTCGAGGGAGAGTATTACCTCTCGCCCCTCTCTTTTAAATCTGGACGTGCCCGTTTCCGAGCATCCAGCTTCCGATATTTTTAGGGTTAAAGTTCTATCTGAGTTCCTTTCCCTTTTGCTTCATGTGGATGTAATCATGACAACTTTCGTGTACCACTGTTAGGTTATAGTCCTTCCAGTTAGAATGATTGCCGTCACAGTGATGTAGATTAACCTTTTCTTCCGAGGTTAATTTGTGACCACAGTATCCACAGGTATGGTTTTGCTTCTTTAATAATCTTGAGGTTATGCCGTCATATAGCTTACTGTTGCGTTTGCTCCAATAGACTAAATCTCCGTCAAAAGGTGATTTATTTCCTTTAACTTTGATGTGGCGGTTTTCGGAGTAACAAACTGTTGGGAAGGCTTTATCTAGCAGTTTTTTACTAGATAGGCGGTCTTGTTTAGTTTCTTGGTTAAATACCTTGTAGGCTCTGTGTTGTATGTGATAGAGGTTGAATCTAGCACTGTCCATTTTACAGAACTTATGGTATTGTCTCCATCCTCGGACTATTGGAGCTAATTTCTTAGCTTTTTCTGATGCACCATAATTCGAGTTGTTAGCAATTTTCTTGACTTTCTTGCGGAATGCTTTAAAGTTTTCCTCTGAGGGAGAGCTTCTAAACTTTCCGTTTTGCTGTACTTTGAAGTGCCAGCCCAAGAAATCAAATCCGAAAGTCGAAGCGGTTAGCTTTGTCTTTTTCTCACTTACCTTTAGTCCTCTTTTTGCTAGGAATTGGCTAATATTATCGAGTATTTCTTTTTCATCGTCTTCTGGTCGTAGGAAAAATACCATATCATCGGCATATCGAACGCAGGCAGTATTAATGTCCTTTTCAGGGGTAGTTGCTTTTATTTTGCGTCCTTTATTTGTGTGATATTTGTGTAGTTCTTCTATTCCGTTGAGGGCGATGTTAGCTAGTAGTGGACTCACCACCCCACCTTGACAAGTACCTTGTTCTGGGAAATCGGGATTTATTCCAACTTTAAGGCATCGGAATATACCTAATTTTAGCCGATTAGGGGCAATAAGGTTAGATATGATGGAGGAATGGTTAATCCGGTCAAAGCACTTTTCTATATCTAACTCAAGGATTCTCTTGTTGATGCCATTGGAACTTGATTTGAGGTTTTGAAAAACCTGCTTTTGAGCATCATGGGCAGAGCGCCCAGTTCTGAATCCGTAGCTGTGTTTGTGAAAAGTTGCTTCATGTGCTGGTTCTAATGCGTACTTAGCTAGGCATTGCCAGCATCTGTCCGCAAGAGTTGGAATTTTAAGCAATCGTGTAGTTGTCCCATCTTTTTTAGGGATTGGAATTGCTCGTAACTTTTGGTGTTTCCACTTGCTACTTTTTGCTTTTAGCAGCTCTTCGAGTGCAAAGCGTTCCTCAAAAGTAAGGGACTTTTTGCCATCAATACCTGCTGTCTTCTTACCAGCGTTTAACTGTGTTACTTGACGAATTGCCAGAAACCTAGCCGCACGAGATTTCAGGATAAGCTTCTGTAATTGACGGGCTTTGCGCTTGTCGCCAACTCGAACAGCTTTGAACACTCTTCTTTGTAAGCGGAAAACATTCGCTCGAAATTTCTTCCAGGGTAGTGATTTCCAAGATTCACTGGCGGTTTTGCCGTGCCTAATCATGCTTTACTCCAAATTGCGTTTTCTAAATACCTCAGAGCAGTTACGCTCTGTCCTACCCGGTGTAAAGGGGTTCCGTATCTCGTCTTACCTACTAGGGTTTCGACCTTTCCCCAGACCTTTACACCGTTTTTACTCGTTCCGTTGTTTCGATTGTTTTGATGGTTTAGGGCAGTCCACTTTGCCTATCCTCTTCTCAGAGATTACAGCTATTAAAAGAAGAATGCTGTGAGAATATAGAAGATGAAGTCTACATTTGTGATTCAGGTTGTAGCTTGATTCCTAAGACACTTTTCTAGGACTTGTTTACCCAATGTCATCTTCCCATTAACGCCAGTGTTGATACCTGCTTGTTTTACAACTGATTGCGTCCTGTTCCCAGCTTCAGCCTCCATAATTCCGAGTATGGTCACTGTGGGCAGGTAGGGGGTCACTTGTCTCCTCAAGGGTAGGACTTGCCTTTCTATGCTACTTGGCTCACCTACATCGAAAGAACAGTTATATATTTTGAGAGTCAATTTCAAAATATACCTTAGCCATACATCCCTAGTTTCTAGGGGTTCCTGCTAAGAACGAGCCGCACTCCCTCTGAATCTGCTGTTTCAAAACTAGTTTCCAAACCAGGTTACTTCCGATACAAGAAGGTTAGATTAGCCCTTAAAGAAGCAAATCGCGAACTTGGGTTATGAAGCTTAAAACCCACATTACGTACTTCACTATGTAATACGGTTCATTTCACAAGATTTGAAAAAGTCAAGTATTTATAAGTAAAAAATCACCAAGCAAACCATAACTATTGTGTTACTTCGTAATACAAGATGAAATACAGAATAATTGTTAAAAATTATAACAAAAAAATGGAACCATAAGTTTGCCACATTTTATTGGAAGCATAAGCTTGCCGTTGCGGCAAAGTTATGGGTAAAGTCATAGTAAAGCACAATAACTGTTAACTGTATAAAAATGGAGCTAAGCGGATTCGAACCGCTGACTTCCTCAATGCCATTGAGGCGCTCTACCAACTGAGCTATAACCCCGCAAAATGCATCTTTAATGATGCCTTAACTGTTGACAATTTGTCAATATGTAAATTTTAAGAAATTTAACTAAGCAATTTAACTAAGACATTTGAAAATGAAATTATTTAGCAACATAAAACTATTATGAAGCCTGTAGTAAGTAGCTCATACAGTGCCCCATTAAGAAGTACACTACCATCATAGCGGCGGCTGCTAGAGCAACTAACATGCCAGCCAACATCAATGAAAATTCTTTGTCTTCAACAGCTCTTTCCATTAAATGCAAAGACCATGCTACTAACGCCACATCAAACACTAAAATAGGAATCAACATATTTCTTAAGCTATATTAATTATTGTTAACTTATATTAACATCGTTTCTAAGAACCGTGTTGAACTACTTTAGATATTGAAAGGCGAATTATTTTCATTCCAAAGCTAATTTCGCACGGGTATTTTTCGGTCATTTAAGTAGTTCTTGATTTGCGCGACACTAAGTTGTCCGTAGTGCAAAAGCGATGCTAATAGTGCAGCTTCGGCTTGACCTTCAGTGACAGCAGAGTATATATGCTCGCAATTTCCAGCACCGCCAGAAGCGATTACTGGAATACCAACCTTGGCTGCAATTGTTCTTGTTAATTCAATGTCGTAACCCGCTTGAGTACCATCAGCATCCATACTTGTAACTAATAGTTCTCCCGCGCCTCGTTTCTCAACTTCTTTTGCCCAGTCAATAGCATCTAGACCGGTGTTTTCTCTTCCACCACGAACATAAACATCCCAACCAGGATTTTCAGTATTTGACCGCCTTTTTGCATCAATTGCTACAACAATACATTGATTTCCAAAGCGCTTGCTAGCCTGGTTAATAAAGTCTGGATTTCGTACCGCTGTTGAGTTAATACTAACCTTATCTGCTCCAGCTCGTAATAATTCTTTAACATTTTCTAAGGTTTGGATTCCGCCACCTACAGTCAGCGGAATAAATACCTGTTCGGCGGTTCGGTGAACTACGTCGATAATTGTGCCTCGGTCTTCATGAGTAGCTGTAATATCCAGAAATACTATCTCATCTGCACCAGCTTCGTCGTAAACCTTTGCTAGCTCTACTGGATCGCCAGCATCTTTAAGGTCTACAAAGTTAACTCCTTTTACAACTCGTCCCGCCTTGACATCTAAGCACGGTAAGATTCTCTTAGCTAGCATAATTTTATGAAAGCACTCCCATCGTATTTACCCGGAATATAAATTTTAAAGCTGACTTGCTTACTCGACAAAAAAATTTTTGGCATCCGTGTTTACTCGCATTTATGGCGGCGATGAAAACAAGCATTGCCCTCACTTTTAGAACAAGTAAAACATTATCTATGAGCGGACTATGGCGATTATCTCCTCTAAA comes from Rivularia sp. PCC 7116 and encodes:
- a CDS encoding DUF6575 domain-containing protein, which translates into the protein MSFLPEGTILGQLEIIEVYDFYDKPVLFSCKNKSGLIFIVIYVDDSDLAEIWLYAPISSSRFQNVVQGRVELRNIFIDTEDAFVYQVEIPYEEGMNVIIKSVNCDKIPDEYLPELGQVIQSKNNSADTNIETVSTEKRREIIDFVLQFPEQEITEAPVGDLGLILSSLQETIDAIGQIKLGKSESHIIPPEVKQKTQVVMSGVFSGSFGMRLEGTVYEEDSLGLEESFLGQCLKEFIQLINLGANKEELPAKLNVLKKKTAFKYTEFLTALTRIGITKLRIDWASPGQKVQMGEIEQETVFKVIDVIKNTKLRTETEICVNVKLTQINYSSKTITLQEIGSKKKYKCFIADSAMKDVETISRKVVYVATIQEYVIVSTVLNKEKHEYELLSLKLEAESENISA
- a CDS encoding restriction endonuclease subunit S, whose protein sequence is MKQAERSLIPSMSVKHLAEITIPVPPLPEQKRIVTILDEAFEGIDRAIANTEKNLANSRELFKSYLQSVLTERGKGWVETTLGKVCQFENGDRGKNYPNREEYVKSGIPWINTGHIQPDGTLSHSEMNFITREKYESLRSGKIRPGDLVYCLRGATIGKTALVSPFTVGAVASSLVIIRPSDLLDSYFLYYFLTSSVGQRQIKLYDNGAAQPNLGAKNVAKYIILLPKLAEQKVIVQKLASLAAETQRLETTYRQKLAALNELKQSILQKAFTGELTGDTAKKVRKTAKGEIAA
- a CDS encoding type I restriction-modification system subunit M N-terminal domain-containing protein, which encodes MFEQTFKNIDDVLRKEAGCTTELDYTEQTSWLLFLKYLDDLEQERALEAELVGKPSEFIIDEAHRWSSWAAPKKADGKLDHDHALIGDDLIDYVNGKLFPYLQGFKQRATSPDTIEYKIGEIFSEIKNKFQSGYSLRDALEYIDELRFKSQQEKHELSHLYEDKIKKMGNAGRNGGEYYTPRALIRAMIQVVKPQIGDRINEAG
- a CDS encoding TniQ family protein, translating into MTIYLEHWNLKPPEIPQRSRLFSLEPVAVGTPYAESLSSYLHRLAQAHCLTSQKLVMGEIAPLILTQEDKSELLKKNVSHLLGNSDAKPAINGMREMTGRLVTVLEELTMRHDLRFLTLLSWKGMIYDKGLFRNHRAWCPCCLEERRQENKIIYEPLLWSFKDVEFCLIHKQRLIEECPHCGSHLPVITKLSSAGFCSRCYGWLGQEIKGEEEIEKYRVKIQGISELIALTPQLGYEPIPIELTRKLQLILLVFEQAIAKDLLLLGDLGRIMESLRIASKTNQNQPYHLVKLIIPVCEKAKISVYQLFGSDFRELGKILFENFGLELKL
- a CDS encoding TetR family transcriptional regulator codes for the protein MKKNELEQKIWIAKTIGELIAGIPYLNDSLSSNTIALNLSKWVEQIAEGNIAEFARQINIPRNTVWLWCKGKNSPSLKALTNVCYFLGVSVLSFLTEEANNLCISKKLFTTELESKSRKKSKPFNSEKVKSDLEALLTNDDSPVLSMEEVARRLGIDRRTIYKYFPDLCRAISARYINYQKDYHKKILEECCQEVRLVALKLHNQGK
- a CDS encoding RNA-dependent DNA polymerase; amino-acid sequence: MIRHGKTASESWKSLPWKKFRANVFRLQRRVFKAVRVGDKRKARQLQKLILKSRAARFLAIRQVTQLNAGKKTAGIDGKKSLTFEERFALEELLKAKSSKWKHQKLRAIPIPKKDGTTTRLLKIPTLADRCWQCLAKYALEPAHEATFHKHSYGFRTGRSAHDAQKQVFQNLKSSSNGINKRILELDIEKCFDRINHSSIISNLIAPNRLKLGIFRCLKVGINPDFPEQGTCQGGVVSPLLANIALNGIEELHKYHTNKGRKIKATTPEKDINTACVRYADDMVFFLRPEDDEKEILDNISQFLAKRGLKVSEKKTKLTASTFGFDFLGWHFKVQQNGKFRSSPSEENFKAFRKKVKKIANNSNYGASEKAKKLAPIVRGWRQYHKFCKMDSARFNLYHIQHRAYKVFNQETKQDRLSSKKLLDKAFPTVCYSENRHIKVKGNKSPFDGDLVYWSKRNSKLYDGITSRLLKKQNHTCGYCGHKLTSEEKVNLHHCDGNHSNWKDYNLTVVHESCHDYIHMKQKGKELR
- the hisF gene encoding imidazole glycerol phosphate synthase subunit HisF — its product is MLAKRILPCLDVKAGRVVKGVNFVDLKDAGDPVELAKVYDEAGADEIVFLDITATHEDRGTIIDVVHRTAEQVFIPLTVGGGIQTLENVKELLRAGADKVSINSTAVRNPDFINQASKRFGNQCIVVAIDAKRRSNTENPGWDVYVRGGRENTGLDAIDWAKEVEKRGAGELLVTSMDADGTQAGYDIELTRTIAAKVGIPVIASGGAGNCEHIYSAVTEGQAEAALLASLLHYGQLSVAQIKNYLNDRKIPVRN